Genomic segment of uncultured Desulfobacter sp.:
TGAATGATACCTTTGGGCACCTTGTGGGGGACAGCCTGCTCAAAGGATTTGCCGAGATCCTTTCCAACCTGGTGCGCCGCAATGATCTGGCGGCACGGTATGGAGGAGAAGAATTTTTGCTTCTCCTGCCCGAGACAGATGTTGAAGGCGCGTATGCCGTTGCTGAAAAAGTCAGAAAAATTCTATGCAAAAAAGAGTGGACCATCAAGGAGTCGGGCAAGCGTATCGGACAGATCAAAGCATCCATGGGGATTGCCCAGTACAAGCTTGGCGAAACCCAAAATGAGGTGATCGTCCGGGCCGATGAAGCCATGTACCATGCCAAAAGCACCGGCAGAGACCGAATTGTTATCCACTCAGACCTGAATTATAGTACCACCCAAGGATAAAACCCAAGAGATGATTGAGGAAGATATATATTCGAATTTAGCGACCATTCCCATTACACTGGATGCATTCACCTGGCACTCCGCGCCAGATTTGATCAACATCCCAAACTGGCCGACAGACTTAAACGCAGTAAAGGCACATTGTACGATCATTCGGCATCGGATGATTTCTGGGGTTTCGGCGCCAATGCCACGGGTAAAATATTAATGAAAATCCGGGAGGAGTTGCAATCCACAAACTGATTGAATGTTAACCACTGAAATCACGGAATTTTATCTTCCGTGTCTTCCGTGCATTCCGTGGTTAAATTTTTTCATAAAAATAAGGAGGCAGGAAAATGGACACAGCCGAACTGCTTAAACCGTTTAAGGATAACAACAAACGGATCACCGTTTTAACCGGCGCCGGAATTTCCGCAGAAAGCGGCATTCCGACATTCCGGGGACCTGAAGGATACTGGACCGTGGGGTCAAGGGAATACCGGCCCGAACAGATGGCCACCCACAGCATGTTTTCCCAAAATCCCTGGGAAGTCTGGGCCTGGTATCTTTACCGGCATACCGTGTGTAAAAACGCAGAACCCAATTCAGGCCACCACGCCATTGTTAAAATGGAAGAGATTTTCAAAGACAGATTCTGCCTGGTCACCCAGAATGTGGACGGCCTTCATTTGCGGGCCGGCAACAGCATTGACCGGACCTACCAGATCCATGGCAACCTCAACTATATGCGGTGCTCAGGAGAATGCACCCCAAGGCTTTTTGACTTTCCGGAAGGCATGCCGGACAAGCAAAAAGACCAGCCGGTCACCGAGGAGGAAAAAGAGCTGCTGACCTGCGCCAGATGCAACAGCATTACCCGCCCCCATGTGCTCTGGTTTGACGAATGTTACAACGAAACCTGGTACAAGGCCGAATCCGCCATGGGGTGGGCCACGTCCACCGATCTGCTCCTGGTGGTGGGCACGGCCGGGGCCACCAATCTCCCCATGCAGATCGGCATGATGGTGGCCAGAAATCCCGAAGCGGTTATTGTGGACATCAACCCCAGCGACAATCCCTTCAGGCAGTTTGCCGCCCGGCACGACCGGGGTATTGTTCTGGATGGCACCGGCGGGCAGTATTTACCCGAACTGCTCTCCCTGTGGGAAGCATAAGAGATCCACGTTTTTGTGTGGGCTGGGCCCGGGCATTGATAGCCCCGGTCAGCCCACGGCTTTTATCTGAAGTTGAAGGCTTGGTCGAGAACCTTAAGGGTGGTGGGATTGACGTTAAGCCGGCCAAGGTCTTCTCTGGAGATCCATCCGACATCCAGGGCATCATCCCCGGCAGCGGGCTCGCCGCTGATATAAGTTGCCCCAAGGTCCACAATATAATAGTGGAACCGGACCCGATCCTCGCCATCCCTGTGAATGGATTCAAATGAAAATACGGGGTCTCCGGCCTCAATAACAATTCCGGTTTCCTCCAATATTTCCCTTTCCGCCGCGGTTTTAAGGGTTTCTCCCAATTCCACACTGCCCCCGGGAATCGCCCAGACGCCCTGGGCCGGGGGATTGCCCCGTTTGACCAATAATACCCTGTCGTCCTTGAAGACAACCGCACCCACAGCAAGGGCGGGGCGGACAGGATATTCTCTATGCTTTTCGGCAGGTGAACAGTTCATCTTTGGTTCTCCATTATAAAATTCAACATATCCCCTGCCAGTTTTCCGGGGCATTCCAAATGGGGAATATGACCATATTCCTCATAGATATGAACCCGCGCATTGGGAAGCAATTCTTGTACAAAGGGCGCTGTCTGCCAAGGCAAAAGAGAATCATGGCGACCCCAGAACAGCATGACCGGCATGGTGAGATCTTTGCACAGATGGTTTAAAGAGGCCTGTTCCAAAGAAACTTTGCCGGACTTTATTGACTCCATGTCCACCAGTTCATCAAATATTTTAGCAAGCCACTCCCGGTCCCCGATACCCTTTAAAATCATATACTCTTTGACACAGGTAGGCAGCGGCGGACTTTTCCTGAAAAGCCTGGATTGTAAATTTTCAAAATCCTGGGGGGATCTGACATGGAAAATATTGGACCCGGCCAGGACCTCATCATAAATAGAGGGGTTGTCGGGCACGTAAAACCCGGCTGTACCCACCAAAGAGAGTGTTTTTACTCTGGCGGGAAATCGGGCTGCAAACTTTACGGCAATGGCCCCGCCCATGGACGAGCCGGCCAGATGAAAGGAGTCCAGACCGGTTTGCCGAAGAAACCGGTCCAGCCACCCAACGTAATTATCCAGACTATAAACCAGGTTCGGATCCATACCGGAATTTCCAAACCCCGGCAAATCGGGTATCACAAGATCCAGCTTTTCTTTTAAAGATTGTGCAACAAAATAAAAGCTCTCTTTTCTGTCCCCAAAGCCGTGAATCAGAACCAGTGTCTCTTTTTTATCCGATCCGATATGCGCC
This window contains:
- a CDS encoding Sir2 family NAD-dependent protein deacetylase, with the translated sequence MDTAELLKPFKDNNKRITVLTGAGISAESGIPTFRGPEGYWTVGSREYRPEQMATHSMFSQNPWEVWAWYLYRHTVCKNAEPNSGHHAIVKMEEIFKDRFCLVTQNVDGLHLRAGNSIDRTYQIHGNLNYMRCSGECTPRLFDFPEGMPDKQKDQPVTEEEKELLTCARCNSITRPHVLWFDECYNETWYKAESAMGWATSTDLLLVVGTAGATNLPMQIGMMVARNPEAVIVDINPSDNPFRQFAARHDRGIVLDGTGGQYLPELLSLWEA
- a CDS encoding NUDIX hydrolase — its product is MNCSPAEKHREYPVRPALAVGAVVFKDDRVLLVKRGNPPAQGVWAIPGGSVELGETLKTAAEREILEETGIVIEAGDPVFSFESIHRDGEDRVRFHYYIVDLGATYISGEPAAGDDALDVGWISREDLGRLNVNPTTLKVLDQAFNFR
- a CDS encoding alpha/beta fold hydrolase, with product MTFKPSLTFRAKAKAGEAMIEAFLNKNGKRLGVNLRTHQGPPRMAWAHIGSDKKETLVLIHGFGDRKESFYFVAQSLKEKLDLVIPDLPGFGNSGMDPNLVYSLDNYVGWLDRFLRQTGLDSFHLAGSSMGGAIAVKFAARFPARVKTLSLVGTAGFYVPDNPSIYDEVLAGSNIFHVRSPQDFENLQSRLFRKSPPLPTCVKEYMILKGIGDREWLAKIFDELVDMESIKSGKVSLEQASLNHLCKDLTMPVMLFWGRHDSLLPWQTAPFVQELLPNARVHIYEEYGHIPHLECPGKLAGDMLNFIMENQR